The stretch of DNA GTAACATAAATCAGCATCCTTAGAAATTATATTTGCACTTATTCTAGTAGTTCATCAATGGTTTTCAATGAATAAGCTTCCAAGGAAGAAATCCAACCATGCCGATTGAGCTCAATAGTATGTATGgcaaactataaataaataaaagggtGTCCTGTCTCAAGTTGGAACCACTCTCTAATGAGAAATTAATTGAAACTGAATATTGTCGAGCTTATGCCAATACTGTTTTTAGTAACCTTTCCTGTCATTTGAATATTAAACTCGTGACAGCAGAACTGAGTAATTAGAACAATCTGAGCTTCCTGATCTGAATCAGTAATATGAAGACAATTGTTAATAGACCAAACATGTCATTGTGTTATTGTTTGTAGTTTTGGTTAGCATCTTTTGTATGGGCTAGGCTTTAGTTTAATGGGCAGATTATTTCAATGCTTGCTATCAAATGCACGTgcaagttggttttacattaTACTTTagctatttttttgttataaaagaCAATATGTAATGTGATTTGTTGTCATTTTTCTGGGATTCATAACTGATGAGCAGAAAGTTGTTGCTGTGACCACTACAATACAGGAAGAAATATTTTTGGAGATGGGAGTTggtatgtttttttaattattatatatcagTTATTGTCTTTTTTCAGATATGCTCTTACAATGATTTACACCACTCAATTTCTATAGTTGTTAAAAGATTTTCTCTACAGGGGTGAAAGCTTCTATTTAAAGACTTCCAATAAATACATTAGGATAAGGATAATGTCCAGGGTAACTAACTAATATAGAAACACTAAAACAGTCACACCTATACAACTACTAACAACCTAGGAACACAACTACTAACAAACTCCTAATAATCCCTATTTCCATATCCTAACATGCAGTATTATGTATTTTGAGTCCACAAACTGAGTTGTAGCAGCCTCTTCAAGGTTCACAAACCTCCCTTTTTTTTCCTAGCTTGCATATCTACATCTATTTGAAGTCCAAACTCGGAACTAGGCTTCATTTTTTCAACTGCACCTAGTGTTATCCTTGTATTTCTTTACTTCAAAATGTCCTTTTTCCCCCaaaatttttttgttatgtttctttttcaaattcaaagttTGAGCTTGCCTTATTGGGGCTGAACTTGTGTAGAAgctcaaatttttttaagtgaAGCTTCATGAGTTTTAGTTTATGGGACAACAATTGAATGAAAGGGTGGTTTCATCTATCTACATTTTGATCTGAACCTGTGACTGTGATTGGCTTTTGTGGAGGTGACTGTGGTTAATCaaaagtattttagagagaTGAATTGGGCTGCCTTGTTCTCCTCAGCCACTTTTCATATAATATTGATTCTGTTGACAGAAATGGTTACCCAACTTCTTGGTAGCTGAGATTTCCTTCACATATTTGTGTAGGTCTTCCTGGTTCTTGGGTGCTAAAACTCATTACTCTCATGGTTTCTTTGACAAATTGAGGCTTATGCAACCTCACAGCTTTCTCCAATGGGGGTGCAAAGGGCCCCTAGAACTATGTTTGAAGCAACCAAATCATCTACAACCTATGTAGCACTAACACTAGTTAGTATTCGACACGATACCGACGTATGTAGTGACATTCAATTTCTtccatttttcaatttattattgGCGTCAACGTTGTAGCACGTTGTGTATTCATGTATATGTCAATGCTTCATAGTCTACACCAGCCCTAGCTAACAAGTCATCTAATTCTTCCAAATGCTAAACCAATGCACCTGTTTGTTTCAATCTCTACAGCTCGGACAATGGGTCTTACCCAAGCAAAAAAAGTTGTGTCCAGTGCAGGTTCTCCTTGTCTATATGGTTGAATGCCTTACCAAAGCAAAAGTCTTCCCTTCCATGGTCATCAAAATGAGTTTGTTTTCTGCACCTCCAGTACATCTTCCAACGTGATGTATTTTTCACATTTTGTTATCCATTCTCGATACCTACTCACTCCATGGTATGTCTTAAAATCAAACATGAGAGAATGAAGTAACTCGTCTAGTAATGTTTGACAAGGTTGTTCATGTTTCAGAAGTGACTTTTGAGGACTCTGGTTGACACCCATTCAGCAGTATAAAATCTAACAAGGAAGGTTGGTTTCAAGTGAAATCTCAGCAGAAATATGATAAATGTTGGTTATACTGTTAGGGTCTGTTTGCGAGTTGGATTTTGGAGGGAAAGACTTTGGAGAGTTACATCTAtggtttaatatatatttgatttttaaaaaaattgaaaaaacataaaaaaacatatataatattatattttttttttaactcttttaaaatattaaatatatatcaaaatatatacttAACCCTCTAAAGTCCTTTTCTTAAAAATCCTCCAAAAACCAACTTGCAAGCACAACCTTAGttacaaattcttgaaatactGAATGATTCTTaagaatttattaataattctcTAGGAATAAACTTCTTGCAGAGTTCAGTGACAACGAAATATAGAAAATACAAAAgaagaggaaaaagaaaaagtaacaGCTGGAAAATATCACTGACGGCTAAGAATTAGAGAGTCTAATCTCTCTTAACCAACCAATTCCTAAAAACCACTGAATGCTGCCCTTTTCCCTTCTTATTGTATTTaaacaacaaacaaataaattagaCTGGGCCATCTTTATTAGGCCTGGGCCCAACATAGACATAATTAATAGGAGGCCTGGGCCCAACCAACAAATAAGTTGAGCatctaacaagtgttagaggaaAAGATTCAGGAAGAAGAAGTAATGTCAGAAGCCAATATGTGCTAAATgaaaaacttagaaaataatgAGGTAACCATTTATGAACCCTATCCTATTtgtgaacaaatggaaaaagaatttgataatctTTTATGTGATTCAAACATTATTGCTCAAAAATGTGGTTTATTAAAAGAACAACTccttaaagaaaaagaagaaatcaTTTTCTAGAATGTTTAAAAATCATTCTTGCTTAAAGTCTGCAGCAATCTGATTGAAAAAGTCtgaacaacaaaaaaatttcaatgagATACCCATACAAAATCATTTTCCAGAATGTTCTGAAACTAAGGAAGAAAATACCTCTTTAAAAATAGAAGTTAATGAATTTCAAAAGAACATGCAAGAATCTCAGCTTGAGAAAACTGATAAAActgaaaaccaagaatgttatACGATtcaaaaggagaacattcttcttaaaacaaaaaatgaaattctcAAAAATGACTTGGGAAACTTCATCAAATCTACTGAaacctttcaaaaaatcatgggatctcaagtaggaatttttgataaagctggtcttggttttggtaaaactcaaaaaacaaaaatgtatgaaaacttaTTTGTTCTTGAAAGTAAAGTAGACAAATGCAAAACCAAATGTTTATATTGTAGTAAAATTGGACATTTGAAATTTGCAtgttattttaagaaaagagatgaaaaaattaagaatgaaaggatctttagaaaagaagaacgttttgaaacaaaaacagaaCCTTCTCCAGGAAACATGaaaaaaggagaacattctccaagtAGTTTGAAAAAGGGAGAACGTTCTGGAAGTAAAACAGAACTTTCTCtaaaaagtttgaaaaaaggagaatgttctggaagtttatcaaaatcaatttcaaagacatttaaaactcatattttgaaATCTTCTCCAAGATCAACAACAAAGTGTTCCTATTGTTCCAAGAATGACCACTTCGAGTCAACttgctattttaaaaagagatcaagttttaaaaaatcttctaaaagaagatatattaaccatcaaggacccgaacaaatatgggtaccaaaatcattactaacttgtgatgCAGGAACACCACCCAACCatcaagaaagaacattgatacatgGACAAGGCATGCTCAATACacatgaatggaaaagtatgGTGCCTcctctcattacaaaaatttggagtgtttataacctttggaaacattaaaaaatcaaagttatttATATCAATAGAGATGATGAGGAGGAAGAACAATTTGGATAGTCACAACAGATTGTTTCCTAGGAAAACGAGATTGAAAAACAATCTTCCTTTCACACTCCTCCTAGTGATGAAAAATAAGTTTGGGGGAGAAGGCATAAAATTTGCTTTCCATGTTTTTAATCTTGGCtctattagaaaatatctttaaCATAcctttatatgaattttttaaaaaaatagaaagtaaaACATACCATACTTTAACGTATTTGAATGTCATTACTATGTTTTGCATGATAAAGAAAGTATGagcaaatttattttaaaatgccattaaagtatattttctaaatactctacattgtataaatattatataatataaaatctcAAGGTCCAAACTATAAATGAAATcagtatgcatatattgtttgatgaatttgatgatcATGATTTTAGTAAAAGagataatgaagaagaagaagaacatttTGGACAACAGCAACATAATGCTTCCCAGAAAAccgagattgataaacattaTTCGTTTCATTCTCCTCCTAAAAGTTGGAGAAGGATAAGTGATCACCCTAAAAAATCAAGGTTGATATGAGCTagttttaactttgtaacatatcaaggttgatctaagctaggtgctgtaaaaccacgaaggttcttttttttgaacacttagtggaaaatctcacggttatGAGGACTGAACGTAACTCGGGTTGGACAAACCaagatatatccttgtgtggtatctcttctcttatctatttactttcattctgtttgattatcaagttaaatagataagttaaattgctgattttaactaaccaagaacgttttccGTTTTCTGGTcagaaaccaagaacgttatccattttctgttttcacaatcttgagttattttcttaagtttttaacaggaaattttaaataggaacatttacaattcaaacccaaATTTCTTGTAAATCAACATTGCTACTTCATTTTCTTCATATATTGTATTTTGAGCTAATTTATGTTCcattaaaaattagtttcaaTTGCTTTCAAAATCGACATTGATTTTgctaatttttattgataattaatagataaaattgagttaaaGTTGGAAAACAACTTGTTGTTCCACTTTTGTATCTGAATACcttattttatcaaacaataTTAATTGAATGTCTATTATgtagaataaaaattatatttataaactagacatcttaaactttctaaaatgttatcGTTTGTTCAAATCAAAcattgtttgatattttaattaaattttcaaagtTATAGTGTTTTTTGCAGGAAAATATTATGAAGTAGTTGAGTAAAAATGAGTATAACATAAGCAATATGAATCGGTTTTGAGTGAAATCAATTGGACTTGAAAGCCTATTTTTACTACTGTAAAAGTTTATaagtttatattaattttaaaaaaattcgtgattttatgaattatattgttttgttttataagtTGCTCTGCATTAGtcatcttaaaatatttatatcttgAGCGAAGAAACTCATTTTTGAGTGAAACTAGTTGGTTATGAAAGACGACatataatagttttataaattatattgttcATAAGTTGATCTGCATTAGtcatcttaaaatatttatatcttgAGCGAAAAAACTCATTTTTGAGTGAAACTAGTTGGTTATGAAAGACGACATATAATagttttatcatgttaaaatttattattttagtaaatataaaaaagacttactagtattttaaattcaattgctctgtcataaaaatattatgtaatGTTGTTAAGTTTAGAATAACATAACTTGGGTTATATAGATCATTTTCGAGTGATTATCTTGTCCATGAAACAAGCCCTAACTATAATACTCTTGTCCTTTGATGCTAATACattatgtttaatttattaaaaccttttattttatttttttataagtgtattctattttattttaatatttattactcGCAAAAGGACGACGCACATTTAACCTGTCCCCATAGGGCAGTGGTTAACGGTACccgtaaattataaataaataaaaacaattagatCGACGTGTCTTGCCACTGCACCATTCAGCCGAACCACCAAAGCAgcaacaacaaagaaaaagacATCGTACTCCACACTCTTCTTACCATTTTCAAAAAACCCACCAATTAATAATACCGCGTAACTCAAAATTTCCACCAAACATCAAATTCGAAATTTATCTTCACCCAATCAATTTTAAATCGCACTATATCGTCTTTAAGCCCACCCCAAAGGCCACATTGGTAATAACACAAAATCTTCTCCAATTTCCTCTCCCGAAATTCTCCGAACTACCCTCCCCATAATTTCTCTCCCCTAAAATCCCAAACTAGCCCTCCAAAATCTTCACACAACAACGAAGTTTTCAAATCACCCGCGTACTTTCCATCTTCTCCTGCATGCTTcctttaagaaaaaaaaaaaagaaaattaaataaccccaaaattttcaaattacccccaaaattttcaaattaccCGCTCCTATTTTCACTCAAAAATCTCTATTTAAACCCTTTTATCCCTCCTGACTTCTCAACCTCAAAAAACCCTTATCAACAACGATAACAAAAAACCTCTTTTCTCAAAAACCTTCCAATTTCCTTTTTTCCAAATTCCAAAAATCAAACAATGCCTTCTCTCCCAGAAGAGCCACTTCTTGCTCCAAACCCAGACCGTTTTTGTATGTTCCCAATTGAATACCCTAAAATTTGGGAAATGTACAAAAAAGCCGAAGCCTCATTCTGGACCGCCGAAGAAGTTGATTTATCACAAGATCTTCAACATTGGAACAATTTAACTGACGGCGAACGACACTTTGTATCCCACGTTCTTGCATTTTTCGCCGCATCCGACGGCATCGTTTTAGAGAATCTTGCTggaagattcatgaaagaagTTCAAGTTTCAGAGGCGCGTGCTTTTTACGGTTTTCAAATCGCGATTGAGAATATACATTCTGAAATGTATAGTCTCCTTCTTGAAACGTATATAAGCGATTCGGTTGAGAAGAATCGTTTGTTTCATGCTATTGAGACGATTCCTTGTATTCGTAAGAAAGCGGATTGGGCTTTGAAATGGATCGATTCGTCGGATTCGTTTGCTGAAAGAATCGTTGCTTTTGCTTGCGTTGAAGGTATTTTTTTCTCTGGTAGTTTCTGTGCAATTTTTTGGCTTAAAAAACGTGGTTTAATGCCTGGTTTAACTTTTTCAAACGAGCTTATTTCGCGTGACGAAGGACTTCATTGTGATTTTGCTTGTTTGCTTTATTCACTATTGAGGAATAAACTGAGTGAGGAGCGAGTGAAGAAGATTGTGAGTGATGCGGTTGAGATTGAGAGGGAGTTTGTTTGTGACGCGCTTCCGTGCGCGTTGGTCGGGATGAATGGTGATTTGATGAGCCAGTATATTGAGTTCGTTGCCGATAGGTTGTTGGGTGAGCTTGGTTGTGGGAAAGTTTATAATGTTCAGAATCCTTTTGATTGGATGGAGTTGATTTCTCTTCAAGGGAAGACTA from Cicer arietinum cultivar CDC Frontier isolate Library 1 chromosome 3, Cicar.CDCFrontier_v2.0, whole genome shotgun sequence encodes:
- the LOC101510341 gene encoding ribonucleoside-diphosphate reductase small chain; protein product: MPSLPEEPLLAPNPDRFCMFPIEYPKIWEMYKKAEASFWTAEEVDLSQDLQHWNNLTDGERHFVSHVLAFFAASDGIVLENLAGRFMKEVQVSEARAFYGFQIAIENIHSEMYSLLLETYISDSVEKNRLFHAIETIPCIRKKADWALKWIDSSDSFAERIVAFACVEGIFFSGSFCAIFWLKKRGLMPGLTFSNELISRDEGLHCDFACLLYSLLRNKLSEERVKKIVSDAVEIEREFVCDALPCALVGMNGDLMSQYIEFVADRLLGELGCGKVYNVQNPFDWMELISLQGKTNFFEKRVGEYQKASVMNSLTANGGAHVFKLDEDF